The Paraburkholderia sprentiae WSM5005 genomic interval CTCGCCTCGGACATCCATCCGCTGCATTCTATTCGTGTCAGTCGACACCTGGCTCGCGCGTTCGGCGCGAGTGACACGCAGCGTGGCGCGTGGGTGCGTCACTGGATCGAGGAAGGACTGTCTGGCATTGAGCGATTGCTCGCGAATTCGACGCAAACGGGCTTGTTCTGCCACGGCGACGCGGTGACGCTCGCCGATGCTTTCCTGGTGCCGCAGGTGATTGCGGCGCAGGCGTACGACGTCGACACGGCGCGCTTTACGACCGTGGCCGCGATCACGGCGCGCTGCCTCACGCTGCCGGCGTTCGAGGCCGCGCTGCCGGCACGGCAACCCGATGCGGTGCCGGCATAGCGGCCCATCACGCGCAAATGTGCCGAGGCTCTTTTCGCCGCTATGCGGCCCGCCGGGCCTCGGCCTTCGTGGGCCGAGCGATCGCGCGGCCGGAGCCGGGCGACGGTTCGGGCAGCAAGCGCGAGAAAATTTCCCGTGCCGAATCGGCGCTGTCGGCGCGTCGCGAAACCTGGGCAGAGACGATCGCCCCATCCACGAGCATCATCATTTGACGCGCGAGCGCATTGGCTTGCTCGGGCACGGAGTCCATCAACACCGATTCGAAATACGCTTGCATGCTGGCCTTATGCTCCGCGGC includes:
- the maiA gene encoding maleylacetoacetate isomerase encodes the protein MQLYSFHRSTASFRVRIALNLKGIPFETISVNLTSVPGEHETDVYRQLNPQGLLPTLVDGKVAVHQSIAICEYLEHVQPEPALLPGHPADRARVRGLAAALASDIHPLHSIRVSRHLARAFGASDTQRGAWVRHWIEEGLSGIERLLANSTQTGLFCHGDAVTLADAFLVPQVIAAQAYDVDTARFTTVAAITARCLTLPAFEAALPARQPDAVPA